Sequence from the Bacillus thuringiensis genome:
AGAACTATGAAATTTTTTCGACTTGTCATCTATATATTCAATAAAGAAGGCGTTTATCCATACATGACATCTTTTCCCCACATATATTATAGGAAGAACTTTTTTCAGTTGAGGTGTTCCTTATGGATCCATACGTCAATATATGTATTTGCATTACTCCCGGCGCCGATATTTCTGATGACCGCATCGCAAAAGATTTAGCTGTTGCAGAATCAATTTGGCACCCGATTACATTTCAAATTCAAGAAGTAATTATTTTAAATGAACTTTTCCGTTTTTCTGACCGTGAAATTAGTTATAAAAATTCTATTCAAAGTCAGGAAAAATTAGCATCCTTTTTCCAAACTTGTGTAAATGAAGCTCCTGAATGCGACCTTTACATTTGTTATATTGGCAGTGATTATTTCAAAGAAACAGCAGTAATTGCCTGCGCTTACTCTTTAGCAAAACAGCAACAACTTACAGGATATATCGTTTTAACAAACTCGGCTGCTCCTATGAAAAATATATAT
This genomic interval carries:
- a CDS encoding ImmA/IrrE family metallo-endopeptidase — protein: MDPYVNICICITPGADISDDRIAKDLAVAESIWHPITFQIQEVIILNELFRFSDREISYKNSIQSQEKLASFFQTCVNEAPECDLYICYIGSDYFKETAVIACAYSLAKQQQLTGYIVLTNSAAPMKNIYTLAHEIGHILFTRRVHGKLTHADPHSPTGSEHHPSPTNLMYPIVPRPENVPIQSLLTNEQKTLSLQSSLLQRKKQ